Within Candidatus Eremiobacterota bacterium, the genomic segment AGATCTACGCCGCGATCGAGCCGGGCGACGACCTCGCGACCATCAAGAACAAGGTCTTTCAAGCGAACGCGCAGGCGCTGCGTGACACGCTGGAAGTGCTCGACGAGGTCCAGCTCCAGCGGGCGGTCGACACGCTCGCCGGCGCGCGGCGGCTGGAGATCTACGGCGTCGGCGGAAGCAGCCCGCTAGCGCTCGACGCGTACCACAAGTTCGTGAAGCTCGGCGTCGCGGCGGTCGCGCTCTCCGACGGCGATCTGATGGCGATGTCGTCCTCGCTGCTCGGCGCCGGCGACGTCGCGCTGGGGATCTCGCACACGGGCGCGAGCCGCGACGTGACGGACGCGCTCGGGCGCGCGAAGCGCGGCGGCGCGCGCACCATCTGCATCACGCACCGCTCGTCCTCGCCGATCACCAAGGTCTCCGACATCGTGCTGGTCACCGCGGCGCAGCAGACGGCGTTCCGCAGCGACGCCAGCTCGAGCCGCATCGCGCAGCTCGCGGTGATCGACACGCTCTACGTCGGGGTCGCTCACAAGAACCACCAGCGCTCGCTAGAGATGATCGAGCGCACGCGCGAAGCGACCGCCGCCAAGCGGTATTGATGGATTCGCCTTCGGCGAGCCCAGCAAGGGCCTACGGCCCTTGCACCGGATAAAGGTATCCGGGCGGCGCGCCGGTCAGCGTTTCGACGCGCAGCACCACGTCACCACCGAGGCGCTGGTCTTTCTCGGCGAGCTCGATCCCGAGGCGGTCGGCCCGTCGCTGGAGTTCGCGACGCACTACGAGCCGACGCCGGTCGGCCAGGCCGAAGCGCTGCTCGACGCCTCGCCGCTCGATCCGGCGCGCACGACGTTCGTCGATTTGGGTGCGGGGATGGGGCGGGTCGTGCTGCTTGCGGCGCGCCGGCCGTTTCGCGCGGTGCTCGGGGTGGAGATCTCGCCCGCGCTGGTGGAGATCGCGCGCGAGAACCTCGCAACGTTGCGCGATCCGCAGCGGGTCGCGCGCGACGTGAAGATCGTCGGCGCCGACGCGCGCGAGTACCGCTTTCCGCGCGGCGACCTCGTCGTCTTCTTGTACAACCCGTTCCGCGGCCCGGTGCTCGAAGACGTCCTCGTAAACCTGCGCGCGGCCGGCGAACGCGGCGACGTCGTCCTGCTCTACCACACCCCGGTCGAGCGCACGACGATCGAAGCCACCGAGGCCTTCGAGCCGATCGACGATCTCGGCTTCGGTCTCGTGTACCGCCTGCGCCGCTGAGCCACTGCCGTTAGTCGGGCTCGCGGATTCCGACTTCGTCGAGGTGCACGAGGAGGTCGGCGGGATCTTCGTAGACGCGGTACGCGCCGCCGCTCTGCAGCTCGTCATACCCGTAGCCGCCGGAGAGCAGGCCGACGCCGAGTGCGCCGGCGCGGCGTGCAGCGAGCAGATCCCAGACGGAGTCGCCGACGACGATGCTGTGCTCGATCGCGACGTCGAGCTTCTCGGCGGCGCGCAGAAACAAGTCCGGATCGGGCTTCGCGTGCGTCACCTCGTCCC encodes:
- a CDS encoding class I SAM-dependent methyltransferase; this translates as MHRIKVSGRRAGQRFDAQHHVTTEALVFLGELDPEAVGPSLEFATHYEPTPVGQAEALLDASPLDPARTTFVDLGAGMGRVVLLAARRPFRAVLGVEISPALVEIARENLATLRDPQRVARDVKIVGADAREYRFPRGDLVVFLYNPFRGPVLEDVLVNLRAAGERGDVVLLYHTPVERTTIEATEAFEPIDDLGFGLVYRLRR
- a CDS encoding MurR/RpiR family transcriptional regulator, with product MAIKEVRVDPVHVPGSFVRLQGAYSTLRAAEQRVADFILKHPDELIYLTVTELAERTDTSESTVVRLCQKIGYKGYQEFKIVLARDLVGPTTEIYAAIEPGDDLATIKNKVFQANAQALRDTLEVLDEVQLQRAVDTLAGARRLEIYGVGGSSPLALDAYHKFVKLGVAAVALSDGDLMAMSSSLLGAGDVALGISHTGASRDVTDALGRAKRGGARTICITHRSSSPITKVSDIVLVTAAQQTAFRSDASSSRIAQLAVIDTLYVGVAHKNHQRSLEMIERTREATAAKRY